The Meriones unguiculatus strain TT.TT164.6M chromosome 1, Bangor_MerUng_6.1, whole genome shotgun sequence genome has a segment encoding these proteins:
- the LOC110558202 gene encoding cytochrome P450 26A1 isoform X1, translating into MGLPALLASALCTFVLPLLLFLAALKLWELYCVSSRDRACALPLPPGTMGFPFFGETLQMVLQRRKFLQMKRRKYGFVYKTHLFGRPTVRVMGADNVRRILLGEHRLVAVHWPASVRTILGAGCLSNLHDSSHKQRKKVIMQAFSREALQGYVPVVAEEVGGCLEQWLSCGERGLLVYPEVKRLMFRIAMRILLGCEPGPAGGGEDEQQLVEAFEEMTRNLFSLPIDVPFSGLYRGVKARNLIHARIEENIRAKIRRLRAAEPAGGRKDALQLLIEHSWERGERLDMQALKESSTELLFGGHETTASAATSLITYLGLHPQVLQRVREEIKSKGLLCKSNQDSKLDMETLEQLKYTGCVIKETLRLNPPVPGGFRVALKTFELNGYQIPKGWNVIYSICDTHDVADIFTNKEEFNPDRFIQPHPEDVSRFSFIPFGGGLRSCVGKEFAKLLLKIFTVELARHCDWQLLNGPPTMKTSPTVYPVDNLPARFTHFQGDI; encoded by the exons ATGGGGCTCCCGGCGCTGCTGGCCAGCGCCCTCTGCACCTTCGTGCTGCCGCTGCTGCTCTTCCTGGCGGCGCTCAAGCTCTGGGAGCTGTACTGCGTGAGCAGCCGCGACCGGGCCTGcgccctccccctgccccccggGACCATGGGCTTCCCCTTCTTTGGGGAGACTTTGCAGATGGTGCTGCAG CGGAGGAAGTTTCTGCAGATGAAGCGCAGGAAATACGGCTTCGTCTACAAGACGCATCTGTTTGGGCGGCCCACGGTGCGGGTGATGGGCGCGGACAATGTGCGGCGCATCCTGCTGGGGGAGCACCGCCTGGTGGCGGTGCACTGGCCCGCGTCGGTGCGCACCATCCTGGGCGCCGGCTGCCTCTCCAACCTGCACGATTCTTCGCACAAGCAGCGGAAGAAG GTGATTATGCAGGCCTTCAGCCGAGAGGCGCTCCAGGGCTACGTGCCCGTGGTCGCCGAGGAGGTGGGCGGCTGTCTGGAGCAGTGGCTGAGCTGCGGCGAGCGTGGCCTGCTGGTCTACCCCGAGGTGAAGCGCCTCATGTTCCGCATCGCCATGCGCATCCTGCTGGGCTGCGAGCCGGGGCCGGCGGGCGGCGGGGAGGACGAGCAGCAGCTGGTGGAGGCCTTCGAGGAGATGACGCGcaacctcttctctctccccatcGACGTGCCCTTCAGCGGGCTGTACCGG GGCGTGAAGGCGCGGAACCTCATCCACGCGCGCATCGAGGAAAACATCCGCGCCAAGATCCGCCGGCTCCGGGCCGCGGAGCCAGCCGGGGGCCGGAAGGACGCGCTGCAGCTCCTCATCGAGCACTCCTGGGAGAGGGGCGAAAGGCTGGATATGCAG GCTCTGAAGGAGTCGTCGACAGAGCTCCTCTTCGGTGGCCACGAGACCACCGCCAGTGCGGCCACCTCGCTGATCACCTACCTGGGACTCCACCCACAGGTCCTCCAGAGAGTTCGGGAAGAGATAAAGAGCAAG GGCTTACTCTGCAAGAGCAATCAGGACAGCAAGTTAGACATGGAAACTCTGGAGCAGCTTAAATACACTGGCTGCGTTATTAAGGAGACCCTTCGACTGAACCCCCCAGTTCCAGGAGGGTTTCGGGTTGCTCTGAAGACCTTTGAGTTGAAT ggttacCAGATCCCCAAAGGTTGGAATGTTATTTACAGCATCTGTGACACTCATGATGTGGCGGATATCTTCACCAACAAGGAGGAGTTTAATCCTGACCGATTTATACAGCCTCATCCAGAGGATGTTTCCAGGTTCAGCTTCATTCCATTTGGAGGAGGTCTCCGGAGCTGCGTAGGCAAAGAGTTCGCAAAACTTCTTCTTAAGATATTCACAGTGGAGTTGGCCAGGCATTGCGACTGGCAGCTTCTAAACGGACCTCCTACGATGAAAACAAGCCCCACCGTGTACCCTGTGGACAATCTTCCTGCAAGATTCACCCACTTCCAGGGAGATATCTGA
- the LOC110558202 gene encoding cytochrome P450 26A1 isoform X2: MKRRKYGFVYKTHLFGRPTVRVMGADNVRRILLGEHRLVAVHWPASVRTILGAGCLSNLHDSSHKQRKKVIMQAFSREALQGYVPVVAEEVGGCLEQWLSCGERGLLVYPEVKRLMFRIAMRILLGCEPGPAGGGEDEQQLVEAFEEMTRNLFSLPIDVPFSGLYRGVKARNLIHARIEENIRAKIRRLRAAEPAGGRKDALQLLIEHSWERGERLDMQALKESSTELLFGGHETTASAATSLITYLGLHPQVLQRVREEIKSKGLLCKSNQDSKLDMETLEQLKYTGCVIKETLRLNPPVPGGFRVALKTFELNGYQIPKGWNVIYSICDTHDVADIFTNKEEFNPDRFIQPHPEDVSRFSFIPFGGGLRSCVGKEFAKLLLKIFTVELARHCDWQLLNGPPTMKTSPTVYPVDNLPARFTHFQGDI; the protein is encoded by the exons ATGAAGCGCAGGAAATACGGCTTCGTCTACAAGACGCATCTGTTTGGGCGGCCCACGGTGCGGGTGATGGGCGCGGACAATGTGCGGCGCATCCTGCTGGGGGAGCACCGCCTGGTGGCGGTGCACTGGCCCGCGTCGGTGCGCACCATCCTGGGCGCCGGCTGCCTCTCCAACCTGCACGATTCTTCGCACAAGCAGCGGAAGAAG GTGATTATGCAGGCCTTCAGCCGAGAGGCGCTCCAGGGCTACGTGCCCGTGGTCGCCGAGGAGGTGGGCGGCTGTCTGGAGCAGTGGCTGAGCTGCGGCGAGCGTGGCCTGCTGGTCTACCCCGAGGTGAAGCGCCTCATGTTCCGCATCGCCATGCGCATCCTGCTGGGCTGCGAGCCGGGGCCGGCGGGCGGCGGGGAGGACGAGCAGCAGCTGGTGGAGGCCTTCGAGGAGATGACGCGcaacctcttctctctccccatcGACGTGCCCTTCAGCGGGCTGTACCGG GGCGTGAAGGCGCGGAACCTCATCCACGCGCGCATCGAGGAAAACATCCGCGCCAAGATCCGCCGGCTCCGGGCCGCGGAGCCAGCCGGGGGCCGGAAGGACGCGCTGCAGCTCCTCATCGAGCACTCCTGGGAGAGGGGCGAAAGGCTGGATATGCAG GCTCTGAAGGAGTCGTCGACAGAGCTCCTCTTCGGTGGCCACGAGACCACCGCCAGTGCGGCCACCTCGCTGATCACCTACCTGGGACTCCACCCACAGGTCCTCCAGAGAGTTCGGGAAGAGATAAAGAGCAAG GGCTTACTCTGCAAGAGCAATCAGGACAGCAAGTTAGACATGGAAACTCTGGAGCAGCTTAAATACACTGGCTGCGTTATTAAGGAGACCCTTCGACTGAACCCCCCAGTTCCAGGAGGGTTTCGGGTTGCTCTGAAGACCTTTGAGTTGAAT ggttacCAGATCCCCAAAGGTTGGAATGTTATTTACAGCATCTGTGACACTCATGATGTGGCGGATATCTTCACCAACAAGGAGGAGTTTAATCCTGACCGATTTATACAGCCTCATCCAGAGGATGTTTCCAGGTTCAGCTTCATTCCATTTGGAGGAGGTCTCCGGAGCTGCGTAGGCAAAGAGTTCGCAAAACTTCTTCTTAAGATATTCACAGTGGAGTTGGCCAGGCATTGCGACTGGCAGCTTCTAAACGGACCTCCTACGATGAAAACAAGCCCCACCGTGTACCCTGTGGACAATCTTCCTGCAAGATTCACCCACTTCCAGGGAGATATCTGA